The segment CGAGGTCGTCGGGCCGACCGACGTGGGCCACGATCGTGAGGTCGTCGCGGTCGGGATCGAGCATCACGGCGTAATGCGACGCGGTGGGCCCCTCGGCATCGCGGCCGACGAGCGTCGCCCAGGGATGCGCGGCGATCAGTCGACGGAGTTCTGTGACGTCGGTCATCGCGAAACTGGGATTCTGACGCATGGCCTCAGCCTATGGCTCCGCGTGCGAGCCGGCCCCCGCCGAAGTGCTCCCCCGCACGCGATTCAGGCTTGGCAGCGCGGGCACCAGTAGAGCTTGCGCGCACCGAGCTCCTCGAGCACGATGTCGGTGCCGCACACCCGGCATGGCAGGCCCGCGCGGTGGTACACCCAGTGCCGGTCGTCGCGATGGGCCATGGCCGCACGGTACTGCTCGGGCGAGAGATCGTCCATGGTCATCATCTGACCGGTCTCCACGCCGATCGCCAGCAAGCGCACCCAGTCCTGCCAGAGGCTGCGCACGACGTCTTCGGGTACGGCCTTGCCGGGGGTGTGCGGGTTGAGCCGGGCGCGGAAGAGCATCTCGGCGCGGTAGACGTTGCCGATGCCGCTCACAACCGACTGATCCATGAGCAGCAGAGCGATCGCCACACCCCGGCGGCGCACGGCAGCGACAAAGCGCTCCTCGCCCTCGTCCGGGTCGCCGACGAGCGGATCGGGCCCGAGCTTGGCGACGGTGGCGAGCATCTCATCCGGCGTCTGCAGCTCGCAGGCGGTGGGCCCGCGCAGGTCGGCACAGGTCGCGTCCGTGAGCAGACGCAGCCGCACCTGCCCGACCACGGGCGG is part of the Microbacterium pseudoresistens genome and harbors:
- a CDS encoding Fpg/Nei family DNA glycosylase, with translation MPEGHSVHRIARQFARNFVGKPVASSSPQGRFAEGAALLNGRTVDSVQAVGKQMFLEAEGDLWLRVHLGLYGAWDFSGEILVDPTIASANGRMGQTNQRGTDLGDPILDVAGENSLASIGAPRKTRVHVRMSEQTKGLADEGEPGSEEWPPPVVGQVRLRLLTDATCADLRGPTACELQTPDEMLATVAKLGPDPLVGDPDEGEERFVAAVRRRGVAIALLLMDQSVVSGIGNVYRAEMLFRARLNPHTPGKAVPEDVVRSLWQDWVRLLAIGVETGQMMTMDDLSPEQYRAAMAHRDDRHWVYHRAGLPCRVCGTDIVLEELGARKLYWCPRCQA